One Cupriavidus oxalaticus genomic region harbors:
- a CDS encoding acyloxyacyl hydrolase yields MPLVVRHAAASLLALPLCLGISHAAPAVQLGYGFDETHHVQKAEVAMLWDSGFAWGNPQGWLVDLQWEVNIARWNSSSDNNPHDLWEFGASPVVRIGWWKHAWAPFLELSVGPRLLTGTRTSDDHVISTAFQFSEYAGLGVTVGSDRRFTAGYRFQHLSNAGIKEPNPGTTFHVIYLRYRF; encoded by the coding sequence GCTGGCCCTTCCCCTTTGCCTCGGCATCTCCCACGCCGCGCCGGCCGTGCAGCTGGGCTACGGCTTCGACGAGACCCATCACGTACAGAAGGCCGAGGTCGCCATGCTGTGGGATTCGGGCTTTGCGTGGGGCAATCCGCAGGGCTGGCTGGTCGACCTCCAATGGGAAGTCAATATCGCGCGCTGGAACAGCAGCAGCGACAACAATCCGCATGACCTGTGGGAGTTCGGCGCCTCGCCGGTGGTCCGCATCGGCTGGTGGAAGCACGCGTGGGCGCCTTTCCTCGAGTTGTCGGTCGGCCCGCGCTTGCTGACGGGAACACGCACTTCGGACGACCATGTCATTTCCACGGCGTTCCAGTTCTCTGAATACGCCGGCCTGGGCGTGACCGTCGGCTCGGATCGGCGCTTTACCGCGGGCTACCGCTTCCAGCACCTGTCCAATGCTGGCATCAAGGAGCCCAACCCTGGCACCACCTTCCACGTCATCTACCTGCGCTACCGCTTCTGA
- a CDS encoding hemolysin family protein has product MEIAILLALILLNGVFAMSEIALVTARKARLQRQIENGDRGAIEAVKLGEDPTRFLSTVQIGITSIGVLNGVVGESTLAQPFGAWLHGSVGMAESTAGYVASAIVVAGLTYFSIVLGELVPKRLGQMAPEAIARLVARPISWLAVASTPFVKLLSSSTRLVLRLLGTKTDSGPGVTEEEIHALLVEGSEAGVIEQHEHTMVRNVFRLDDRQLASLMVPRGDVVYLDVDAPLEENLRRIEESDHSRFPAVRGGMHDIVGVVSARQLLARRLRGEEADLMAVVQPAVFVPESVTGMELLENFRASGGQVAFVIDEYGEVLGLVTLQDLIEAITGEFKAAAAGEEWAVQRDDGSWLLDGLIPIPELKDRIGLRQVPEEEKERYHTLSGMLLLLLGRLPQIADSVQWGDWRFEIIDMDGKRIDKVLASRLPPENGPEEETTG; this is encoded by the coding sequence ATGGAAATTGCCATATTACTGGCGCTGATCCTGCTGAACGGCGTGTTCGCGATGTCCGAGATCGCGCTGGTCACCGCGCGCAAGGCGCGCCTGCAGCGGCAGATCGAGAACGGCGACCGGGGCGCGATCGAAGCCGTCAAGCTGGGCGAGGATCCCACACGCTTCCTGTCGACGGTGCAGATCGGCATCACGTCGATCGGCGTGCTCAACGGCGTGGTCGGCGAATCAACGCTGGCGCAGCCCTTCGGCGCCTGGCTGCACGGCAGCGTTGGCATGGCAGAGTCCACCGCCGGCTACGTCGCCTCCGCGATCGTGGTGGCGGGCCTGACCTACTTTTCCATCGTGCTGGGCGAACTGGTGCCCAAGCGCCTGGGCCAGATGGCCCCCGAAGCGATTGCCCGCCTGGTGGCGCGCCCGATCTCCTGGCTCGCGGTGGCGTCCACGCCCTTCGTCAAGCTGCTGTCAAGCTCCACCCGGCTGGTGCTGCGCCTGCTCGGCACCAAGACCGATAGCGGCCCCGGCGTGACCGAGGAAGAAATCCATGCACTGCTGGTCGAAGGCTCCGAGGCGGGCGTGATCGAGCAGCACGAGCACACCATGGTGCGCAACGTGTTCCGCCTTGACGATCGCCAGCTGGCCTCCCTGATGGTGCCGCGCGGGGACGTCGTCTACCTGGACGTGGACGCGCCACTGGAGGAAAACCTGCGCCGTATCGAGGAATCCGACCACTCCCGCTTCCCGGCGGTGCGCGGCGGCATGCACGACATCGTCGGCGTGGTCAGCGCGCGCCAGCTGCTGGCGCGCCGCCTGCGCGGCGAAGAGGCCGACCTGATGGCCGTGGTGCAGCCGGCGGTATTCGTGCCCGAAAGCGTGACCGGGATGGAGTTGCTGGAAAACTTCCGCGCCTCGGGCGGCCAGGTGGCCTTCGTCATCGACGAATACGGCGAGGTGCTGGGGCTGGTGACGCTGCAGGACCTGATCGAAGCCATCACCGGCGAATTCAAGGCCGCGGCCGCCGGCGAGGAATGGGCGGTGCAGCGCGACGATGGCTCGTGGCTGCTCGACGGCCTGATCCCCATCCCCGAACTGAAGGACCGCATCGGGCTGCGCCAGGTGCCGGAGGAAGAAAAGGAGCGCTATCACACGCTGTCCGGCATGCTGCTGTTGCTGCTCGGACGCCTGCCGCAGATCGCCGACAGCGTCCAATGGGGCGACTGGCGCTTCGAGATCATCGACATGGATGGCAAGCGCATCGACAAGGTGCTGGCCTCGCGCCTGCCGCCAGAAAACGGTCCAGAGGAAGAAACGACCGGCTGA
- a CDS encoding helix-turn-helix domain-containing protein, translating into METLTPASEATLDFPGLLRYWRGKRGYSQLALSLAAGVSQRHISFLESGRARPSREMVLALAERLGVPLRQRNRMLLAGGFAPAYSEHALASPPLQMVQQAIALILSKQEPYPAVVLDRFWNLVDANQAYRRMLDTLLDGRAPASLEGEGGQGGGPRQVNLMLSVFDPQGLWPVIENARQVGRYLLRRVWQELQVQAHDQAARAIFHRIAAWHPDMVGPGGVLLPEDDGAESAPPPVLPVVLHAGAFRASLFSTLTTLGIPQDITLQELRIESFFPADEPTRALFETLGAAQPAALRSGSAGR; encoded by the coding sequence ATGGAAACGCTGACTCCCGCCTCCGAAGCCACGCTCGACTTCCCCGGCCTGCTGCGCTACTGGCGCGGCAAGCGCGGCTACAGCCAGCTCGCGCTGTCGCTGGCCGCCGGGGTGTCGCAGCGCCACATTTCCTTCCTGGAATCCGGCCGCGCCCGCCCCAGCCGCGAAATGGTGCTGGCGCTGGCCGAGCGCCTGGGCGTGCCGCTGCGCCAGCGCAACCGCATGCTGCTGGCGGGCGGCTTCGCGCCGGCCTACAGCGAGCATGCGCTGGCCTCGCCGCCGTTGCAGATGGTGCAGCAGGCGATCGCACTGATCCTGTCCAAGCAGGAGCCGTACCCGGCCGTGGTGCTGGACCGGTTCTGGAACCTGGTCGACGCCAACCAGGCTTACCGGCGCATGCTCGATACGCTGCTCGACGGACGCGCGCCCGCGTCGCTGGAGGGCGAAGGCGGGCAGGGCGGCGGGCCGCGCCAGGTCAACCTGATGCTGTCGGTGTTCGATCCGCAAGGGCTGTGGCCGGTGATCGAGAACGCGCGCCAGGTCGGACGCTACCTGTTGCGGCGCGTCTGGCAGGAATTGCAGGTGCAGGCGCACGACCAGGCCGCGCGCGCGATCTTCCATCGCATCGCCGCGTGGCATCCCGACATGGTCGGCCCCGGCGGCGTGCTGCTCCCGGAGGACGACGGCGCGGAAAGCGCGCCGCCACCGGTGCTGCCGGTGGTGCTGCATGCCGGCGCGTTCCGTGCGTCGCTGTTCTCGACGCTGACCACGCTCGGCATTCCGCAGGACATCACGCTGCAGGAGCTGCGTATCGAGTCCTTCTTTCCCGCCGACGAACCCACGCGCGCCCTGTTTGAAACGCTGGGCGCCGCGCAGCCAGCGGCGCTCAGAAGCGGTAGCGCAGGTAGATGA